In Nymphaea colorata isolate Beijing-Zhang1983 chromosome 5, ASM883128v2, whole genome shotgun sequence, one genomic interval encodes:
- the LOC116254822 gene encoding protein NRT1/ PTR FAMILY 2.7-like — protein MLSGSPNMLSGELPGSSDSSMRSKRRKGGWVTFPFIIGSSGLLCLAAYGSVANLIVYLVQQFNVSRIAAVQIFNIVNGCGAIAPLVGGIISDSAAGCFSVILAASVISFLGLVPMTLTAILQSLRRPPCTSSSNSCKSPSTFQYAILYISLALVSVGIGGSRYTMATFGANQFDDPKRQETFINWFFIALYVAMILASTVVVFVQDTVGWAWGYGTCLAANVISIVIFLIGKWHYKEVKPQGSPFTGIARVVIAAIRKRKLALSTNVSDYFYEDDQMNSKQMCQVTSKFSCLNRAAIVTEGDTNSDGSLAKPWRLCTTQQVEDLKTLISILSIWSSSIFLCTPIGVQSSLAVLQALTMDRHLGAHFKIPASSFPVFVLLAAAIFIPFLDHVVYPVCHKLLRWSPTLLHRIGVGHVLNITAMVASALVEARRLHIAHDHNLTNQKDYATVHMSAIWLAAPLVITGAGEACHLPGQVSLYYEEFPTSLKGTATAMMSVLVAIAYYLSAAIVNAVKKSTVWLPNDINQGRMDNVFWMLVVVQTLNFCYYILCAKWYRKQLFKCT, from the exons ATGCTCTCCGGCAGCCCTAACATGCTCTCCGGCGAACTTCCCGGCAGCAGTGATTCGTCGATGCGATCTAAACGGAGAAAGGGTGGGTGGGTCACCTTCCCCTTCATCATAG GAAGCTCTGGGCTGTTGTGCCTGGCTGCGTATGGCTCAGTCGCCAACCTCATAGTCTACCTGGTTCAGCAATTCAACGTCAGCCGGATCGCAGCGGTGCAGATCTTCAACATAGTCAATGGATGTGGAGCCATTGCGCCGCTCGTCGGCGGCATCATCTCCGACTCCGCCGCCGGTTGCTTCTCTGTTATTTTGGCAGCCTCCGTCATTTCTTTCCTG GGACTCGTTCCAATGACGCTGACTGCAATATTACAGTCCCTCAGGCGACCACCATGCACTTCATCAAGCAACTCATGCAAATCGCCTTCGACTTTTCAGTACGCAATCCTTTATATTTCACTGGCTCTCGTCAGTGTGGGCATCGGCGGCTCACGGTACACAATGGCCACATTTGGCGCGAACCAATTTGATGATCCAAAGAGGCAGGAAACCTTCATTAACTGGTTCTTCATAGCACTCTATGTTGCAATGATCCTGGCCAGCACAGTTGTTGTTTTCGTGCAAGACACTGTTGGGTGGGCTTGGGGTTACGGGACCTGCCTAGCAGCCAACGTGATCAGTATCGTCATCTTCCTCATTGGCAAATGGCACTACAAAGAAGTGAAGCCTCAGGGGAGTCCGTTCACTGGCATTGCTCGAGTGGTAATTGCTGCGATTCGAAAGCGAAAACTGGCGTTGTCGACCAATGTCAGCGATTACTTCTACGAAGATGATCAGATGAACTCAAAGCAAATGTGCCAAGTGACTTCAAAGTTCAG TTGCCTGAACAGAGCAGCCATAGTAACAGAAGGGGACACGAACTCGGATGGGTCATTAGCAAAGCCTTGGAGATTATGCACCACTCAGCAGGTAGAAGACCTCAAGACCCTCATCAGTATACTCTCAATTTGGTCGAGCAGCATATTCCTCTGCACACCTATTGGGGTCCAATCCAGCTTGGCCGTTCTCCAGGCCCTCACCATGGACCGCCACCTGGGTGCCCACTTCAAAATTCCGGCCAGTTCCTTCCCCGTCTTCGTTCTTCTAGCTGCAGCAATTTTCATTCCATTCTTGGACCATGTTGTATACCCAGTTTGTCACAAACTATTACGGTGGTCGCCTACACTCCTCCATCGGATCGGCGTCGGCCATGTGCTAAACATCACCGCCATGGTTGCCTCGGCCCTAGTTGAGGCAAGGCGACTTCATATAGCTCACGATCATAATCTCACAAACCAGAAGGATTACGCAACTGTGCACATGTCTGCCATTTGGCTTGCGGCTCCATTGGTGATCACCGGTGCTGGCGAGGCGTGCCATCTTCCCGGCCAAGTGAGTCTCTACTATGAAGAGTTTCCTACATCTCTAAAGGGCACGGCAACGGCAATGATGTCTGTGTTAGTTGCAATTGCATATTACCTCAGTGCTGCTATAGTGAATGCTGTGAAAAAATCGACTGTTTGGTTACCTAATGACATTAACCAGGGGAGAATGGACAATGTGTTCTGGATGCTTGTGGTGGTGCAAACTTTGAACTTTTGCTACTACATTTTATGTGCTAAGTGGTATAGGAAGCAGTTGTTCAAGTGTACTTGA